In Abditibacteriaceae bacterium, one genomic interval encodes:
- a CDS encoding long-chain fatty acid--CoA ligase, translated as MRKTKSAFAWASFCLWSTVEIDRTFGDNFGMFDPSQAPATLAELAHRSFSGFLAQPCLGTKDKTTGKYKFQSYGEIAMRVRHATLSLQSLGLERGERAAILAENAPEWAIADLACQMNGIVSVPMFATLPASQVKTILLDCGAKLIFVSDAKQFAKIEAIRADLPELKTVVCFDAEIATADSGVLSFAQLEARGEEFLASNPTTYEMTWPAAQGGDAATIIYTSGTTGEPKGVVLSHRNIISNVEAIISVLSLSHADSFLSFLPLAHIYERTAGFYLPFRLGASIAYCESLFTVDKNLREAQPTIMFVVPRLMETMREKIASGAAVPEDKRAKFLDAIALAQKAGAARGKMPNAPGLSLIENIKYKLYDGAVYSKVREKFGGRLRAFVSGGAPLSPELGAFFGGLGVTVLEGYGLTETAPVIAVNRPNRVQLGTVGELVSSIEAKIADDGEICVRGASVFEKYWNKPEATAEALQNGWFHTGDTGSLENNYLKITGRKKDLLVLANGKKVAPLPIELKLSESRFIEQIVLLGDKQKAVSALIVPKLEAVREELKDTSSDDELRASAATQKLFRDELEKHSGDLADFEKIRKFYLLPEPFTVEGGELTPTLKVKRAAVAEKYAHLAAE; from the coding sequence ATGAGGAAAACGAAGTCCGCGTTCGCGTGGGCTTCGTTTTGTTTGTGGAGTACAGTCGAAATCGACCGTACTTTCGGTGATAATTTCGGTATGTTCGACCCATCTCAAGCGCCCGCAACCTTGGCGGAACTGGCGCACCGTTCGTTTTCAGGTTTCTTGGCGCAGCCATGTCTGGGCACCAAAGATAAGACAACAGGAAAATATAAATTCCAAAGCTACGGCGAAATCGCGATGCGCGTGCGCCACGCGACGCTTAGCTTGCAAAGTCTGGGCTTGGAGCGCGGCGAACGCGCCGCCATTCTGGCCGAAAACGCACCTGAATGGGCGATTGCCGATCTCGCGTGTCAGATGAACGGCATTGTTTCCGTTCCGATGTTTGCCACGCTTCCGGCGTCGCAAGTCAAAACGATTTTGCTCGATTGCGGCGCGAAACTCATTTTCGTTTCCGACGCCAAGCAATTCGCCAAAATCGAAGCCATTCGCGCCGACCTTCCCGAACTCAAAACTGTTGTTTGCTTCGATGCCGAAATAGCAACAGCGGATTCGGGTGTGCTTTCCTTTGCCCAACTGGAAGCCCGCGGCGAAGAGTTTTTAGCGAGCAACCCGACGACTTATGAAATGACGTGGCCTGCTGCGCAAGGCGGCGATGCCGCGACAATCATTTACACATCGGGCACGACGGGCGAACCGAAAGGCGTCGTGCTTTCGCACCGCAATATCATCTCGAACGTCGAGGCGATTATTTCGGTATTGTCGCTTTCGCACGCCGACTCGTTTTTGAGTTTTCTGCCGCTTGCACACATCTACGAGCGAACGGCAGGCTTTTATCTGCCCTTCCGTTTGGGCGCGAGCATCGCGTATTGCGAAAGTTTGTTTACCGTCGATAAGAATTTGCGCGAGGCTCAGCCGACAATCATGTTCGTTGTGCCGCGCTTGATGGAAACGATGCGCGAAAAAATCGCGTCGGGCGCTGCCGTTCCCGAAGACAAGCGAGCCAAGTTTCTCGATGCGATTGCGCTCGCGCAAAAAGCTGGAGCCGCGCGCGGCAAGATGCCGAATGCGCCGGGTCTTTCGCTCATCGAAAACATTAAATACAAGCTGTACGATGGCGCGGTTTATTCGAAAGTCCGCGAGAAGTTCGGCGGACGTTTGCGCGCCTTTGTTTCCGGTGGCGCGCCGCTGTCGCCCGAACTGGGCGCGTTTTTTGGCGGGCTGGGCGTGACTGTTTTGGAAGGCTATGGACTTACGGAAACCGCGCCAGTCATTGCGGTCAATCGCCCTAATCGGGTGCAATTGGGAACCGTCGGCGAACTGGTCAGTTCAATCGAAGCGAAAATTGCCGATGATGGCGAAATTTGCGTGCGCGGCGCCAGCGTGTTTGAAAAATACTGGAACAAGCCCGAAGCGACTGCCGAAGCGTTGCAAAACGGCTGGTTTCACACCGGCGACACCGGCAGTCTGGAAAACAATTACCTCAAAATCACCGGGCGCAAGAAAGATTTGCTGGTGCTCGCCAACGGCAAAAAAGTCGCGCCGCTGCCGATTGAACTCAAGCTTTCCGAATCGCGCTTTATTGAGCAAATCGTTCTGCTCGGCGATAAACAAAAAGCCGTATCAGCGCTGATTGTTCCCAAATTAGAAGCTGTCCGCGAGGAACTGAAAGACACTTCAAGCGACGACGAACTGCGCGCATCGGCAGCAACGCAAAAGCTTTTCCGCGACGAATTGGAAAAACACAGCGGCGACCTCGCCGACTTCGAAAAAATTCGCAAGTTTTATTTGCTGCCCGAGCCGTTCACCGTTGAAGGCGGCGAGTTGACGCCCACCCTTAAAGTGAAACGCGCCGCTGTCGCCGAAAAATACGCGCACCTTGCAGCGGAATAA
- a CDS encoding YdcF family protein — protein MKRKTVVRIGAVALCGWGALALALDQWGQRDRAANNADVIVVLGARVVPPGVAGLGLRARAIHAAQLFHEGKAPRLVCTGGIGNTPPAESIAAAKVLENNDVPRAAIFVETVSTSTWENAEETAKICRARGWKRVIVVSAPYHVWRASRNFRRFGLETSASPSANVTLGRRSFMALREAILVVRDAALLRL, from the coding sequence ATGAAACGCAAAACAGTTGTAAGAATTGGCGCAGTCGCTTTGTGCGGCTGGGGCGCGCTGGCTTTGGCACTCGACCAGTGGGGACAACGCGACCGCGCCGCCAACAACGCCGACGTGATTGTTGTTCTGGGCGCGCGTGTTGTGCCGCCGGGCGTTGCCGGCTTGGGCTTGCGGGCGCGCGCGATTCATGCGGCGCAATTATTTCACGAAGGAAAAGCACCGCGCCTCGTCTGCACCGGTGGCATTGGCAATACGCCGCCTGCGGAAAGTATTGCCGCCGCGAAAGTTCTCGAAAACAACGATGTGCCACGCGCCGCGATTTTCGTCGAAACCGTTTCGACCTCGACATGGGAAAACGCCGAAGAAACCGCTAAAATTTGCCGCGCGCGGGGCTGGAAACGGGTTATCGTCGTGTCTGCGCCGTATCATGTGTGGCGCGCATCGCGCAATTTTCGCCGCTTTGGTCTGGAAACTTCCGCCTCGCCTTCCGCTAACGTCACCTTGGGGCGACGCAGCTTCATGGCATTGCGCGAAGCCATTCTCGTGGTGCGTGACGCCGCGCTGCTGCGATTGTAA
- the csaB gene encoding polysaccharide pyruvyl transferase CsaB: MNFFLSGYFGYANAGDEAVLAAMLEALTSQHSDATFSVTAGDVAATNARFGAQRATAIPRQSFGALAAKIRACDVFLSGGGSLLQDVTSLRNAVYYTALLRFARLARKPTMIYAQGIGPLIRPLSQKLTRIAVQHARAATVRDEASAALLKQIGVRRNVEVTADPVWALSPEPLGETRRDVWLAGLRPWNGDGFDLKSSETIQSWHNATANQSVRFVPMQPGADDEIMRPFVRPHDELVEGNLHPRAVMAQCGAGEAMIAMRLHALIFAAAQGVPCVAINYDPKVKALAHIIGAPLLENLSAAELGRLPGCVANAKPLSEAKRAELKAAALRNAEIAANL; this comes from the coding sequence ATGAACTTTTTTCTTTCCGGTTACTTCGGTTACGCCAACGCGGGCGACGAAGCGGTTCTGGCCGCGATGCTTGAAGCACTGACGTCGCAGCACTCTGACGCGACGTTCTCGGTTACGGCGGGGGATGTTGCCGCCACCAACGCTCGCTTCGGTGCCCAACGCGCAACCGCAATCCCGCGCCAGAGTTTTGGCGCTTTGGCAGCAAAAATCCGCGCCTGCGATGTGTTTCTTTCAGGCGGCGGCAGCTTGCTGCAAGATGTCACCAGTTTGCGCAACGCGGTTTATTACACAGCTCTGCTGCGTTTCGCACGACTCGCGCGCAAGCCCACGATGATTTACGCGCAAGGCATCGGGCCACTGATTCGTCCGCTTTCGCAAAAGCTGACGCGTATCGCGGTGCAACACGCGCGCGCCGCGACAGTGCGCGACGAGGCCAGCGCCGCATTGCTCAAGCAAATTGGCGTGCGGCGGAATGTCGAGGTCACCGCCGATCCGGTGTGGGCGCTTTCGCCCGAACCACTCGGCGAAACGCGGCGCGATGTTTGGCTTGCCGGATTGCGCCCGTGGAATGGCGACGGCTTCGATTTGAAGTCGTCCGAGACCATCCAATCGTGGCACAACGCCACTGCAAACCAAAGCGTGCGTTTCGTGCCAATGCAGCCGGGCGCCGACGACGAAATAATGCGCCCGTTTGTGCGCCCGCACGATGAACTGGTCGAAGGCAATTTGCATCCGCGCGCGGTGATGGCGCAATGCGGAGCGGGCGAAGCGATGATCGCGATGCGACTTCACGCTCTCATTTTTGCCGCCGCGCAGGGCGTTCCGTGTGTCGCCATCAATTACGATCCGAAAGTCAAAGCGCTCGCGCACATCATCGGCGCGCCGTTGCTCGAAAACCTGTCGGCGGCAGAACTCGGTCGCTTGCCCGGATGCGTCGCGAATGCCAAGCCATTGAGCGAAGCCAAACGCGCCGAACTCAAAGCCGCCGCGCTCCGCAACGCCGAAATCGCCGCGAATCTATAA
- a CDS encoding DUF5693 family protein has protein sequence MYSSDASSRRFRTGWILVFIALFASIPSFLLRWSYENQLRGAQLTVDFDDTRTLADAYQIPHKQFLAELKKRGVTNIAVYHLSLAGMRDNGRVALTPLEEARRLHPDAKWDGVSPSYRTLVSATPENQALIPVIFSRLSEQGQKSLPPRLIKLETGDGILIPASRQLVSDAAIGFDPAQVAFVKAADMTVTARVSNSINLNIQRVQNMLYDVKTIGAKIVIFSEDEVVGYDSLIKDVAKEMKARDLVFGNIEFTKQRGWQDFAKQTEGRLVRVHSVGGDEAAKAKVEMLVDRFTRAIKERDIRVAYIRLPRQFKGDKEKGLSPLKQNLDFVERISSELQRAPLGGVLRPAMDLNGAQAFGDYPFDYLQNSFGIGLRTSKIIRYLLALSAGLGAVGGTLLLLNLFFDLTPGAQRKWLLAGLGIVAVLCVSGGIGSKLVALQAGIVFPAIGILWGGLPRLWDKARRETQPHSVGEAISGGAKALLSSTAITMIGPMIIIALLNKWTYFSGTDKYLLPKATQLLPLLLVGLAFAGEVFPHRVRETGADAARRRARDRFNSVLDSPFTLRVAGTLMLVGVLGMLWIARTGNDSGMEISPIELKMRATLEQLFVTRPRTKEIMVGFPAFLFAVYFMQRKRWLLAVGAAILGTIGVADVLNTFCHIHTPIFYSALRTIHGLWLGIAFGAIALLIWAAVERGFAKRFLKSTVDLDRTPV, from the coding sequence TTGTACTCTTCCGACGCTTCGTCCCGCCGCTTTCGCACCGGCTGGATTTTAGTTTTCATCGCGCTCTTTGCTTCCATTCCCTCGTTTCTGTTGCGCTGGAGCTATGAAAATCAGCTTCGCGGTGCGCAGTTGACCGTCGATTTCGACGATACCCGCACACTCGCCGATGCCTATCAAATTCCGCACAAGCAATTTCTCGCGGAACTCAAGAAACGCGGCGTCACCAATATCGCGGTTTATCATTTGTCGCTCGCCGGAATGCGCGATAACGGTCGCGTTGCTCTGACGCCGCTCGAAGAAGCCCGGCGCTTGCATCCCGATGCGAAGTGGGACGGCGTTTCGCCCTCCTATCGCACCTTGGTTTCGGCAACGCCCGAGAATCAGGCGCTTATTCCGGTTATTTTCTCGCGACTTTCCGAACAGGGCCAGAAAAGCCTGCCGCCGCGCCTCATCAAACTGGAAACCGGCGACGGCATTCTCATCCCGGCTTCGCGTCAGCTTGTTTCCGATGCAGCTATCGGCTTCGATCCGGCGCAGGTCGCGTTTGTCAAAGCCGCCGACATGACGGTTACGGCGCGCGTTTCCAACAGCATCAACCTCAACATCCAGCGTGTGCAGAACATGCTGTACGACGTAAAAACAATCGGCGCGAAAATCGTGATTTTTAGCGAAGACGAAGTCGTCGGCTACGATTCGCTGATTAAAGATGTCGCCAAAGAAATGAAAGCGCGCGACCTGGTGTTCGGCAACATCGAGTTCACCAAGCAGCGCGGTTGGCAGGACTTCGCTAAACAAACCGAAGGTCGTCTCGTGCGCGTTCACTCGGTCGGCGGAGACGAAGCGGCCAAAGCGAAAGTCGAAATGCTGGTCGACCGCTTTACGCGCGCCATCAAAGAACGCGACATTCGCGTGGCGTATATTCGTCTGCCCCGCCAGTTCAAAGGCGACAAAGAAAAAGGTCTTTCGCCTCTCAAGCAGAACCTCGATTTCGTCGAACGCATTTCAAGCGAATTGCAGCGCGCGCCGTTGGGCGGAGTTTTGCGGCCCGCGATGGATTTGAACGGCGCGCAAGCGTTCGGCGACTATCCTTTCGATTACCTGCAAAATAGCTTCGGCATCGGCCTGCGCACTTCCAAAATTATTCGCTATCTTCTGGCACTGTCGGCTGGATTGGGCGCGGTTGGTGGCACGCTGCTTTTGCTCAACCTGTTTTTCGATCTCACGCCTGGGGCGCAACGCAAATGGCTCCTTGCCGGTCTGGGCATCGTTGCTGTTTTGTGCGTCAGTGGCGGCATCGGCTCCAAACTTGTCGCGCTGCAAGCAGGCATCGTGTTTCCGGCGATTGGCATTTTGTGGGGCGGCTTGCCGCGATTGTGGGACAAAGCGCGTCGCGAAACGCAGCCTCATTCGGTGGGCGAAGCGATTTCCGGCGGAGCCAAAGCCTTACTTTCCAGCACCGCCATCACCATGATTGGCCCGATGATTATCATCGCGCTTCTCAACAAATGGACCTACTTTTCCGGCACCGATAAATATCTTCTGCCGAAAGCGACGCAGCTTCTGCCGCTTCTTCTTGTCGGTCTGGCGTTCGCGGGCGAAGTGTTTCCTCATCGCGTGCGGGAAACCGGCGCAGATGCCGCACGCCGCCGCGCTCGCGACCGTTTCAACTCTGTTCTCGATTCGCCCTTTACGTTGCGCGTCGCCGGCACATTAATGCTCGTCGGCGTTCTGGGAATGCTGTGGATTGCGCGCACCGGAAACGATAGCGGCATGGAAATTTCGCCGATTGAACTCAAAATGCGCGCCACGCTCGAACAACTCTTCGTGACACGCCCGCGCACCAAAGAAATTATGGTGGGCTTTCCAGCGTTCCTCTTTGCGGTGTATTTCATGCAGCGCAAGCGCTGGCTGCTTGCGGTGGGTGCGGCGATTCTCGGAACTATCGGCGTGGCCGACGTACTCAACACGTTCTGTCACATTCACACGCCGATTTTCTATTCGGCGTTGCGCACGATTCACGGTCTGTGGCTCGGTATTGCGTTTGGCGCGATTGCGCTTCTCATCTGGGCCGCCGTCGAACGTGGCTTTGCCAAGCGATTCCTTAAAAGTACGGTCGATTTAGACCGTACACCTGTATGA
- a CDS encoding ion transporter, with the protein MSSERPIPESEETPVSGGWRARLHTVVFESDTVAGRAFDIALLALIALSVIVVMMESVRSLRRDYGVQLYAAEWFFTLAFTLEYILRLLCVRRPLRYITSFYGVIDLLAIIPGYAALLVPGTQALLVVRVLRLLRIFRILKLGEYLVEADYLATALRASRRKISVFLVAVVSTIVVVGSLMYVVEGEEHGFVDIPTSMYWAVVTLTTVGYGDLSPATPLGRFLASAVMILGYGIIAVPTGIVTAELTRARPPETNQACPDCGAEGHDFDAAHCKFCGAALH; encoded by the coding sequence ATGTCCTCAGAGCGGCCTATTCCAGAAAGCGAAGAAACACCGGTTTCCGGTGGCTGGCGCGCGCGTTTGCACACCGTCGTCTTTGAGTCCGACACGGTAGCCGGTCGCGCATTCGACATCGCACTGCTAGCGCTTATCGCGCTCAGTGTGATTGTCGTAATGATGGAAAGCGTGCGTTCGCTGCGGCGCGATTATGGCGTGCAACTTTACGCCGCCGAATGGTTTTTCACGCTCGCATTTACGCTCGAATACATTCTGCGTTTGCTGTGTGTGCGCCGCCCGTTGCGCTACATCACGAGTTTTTACGGCGTTATCGATTTGCTGGCGATTATTCCCGGCTACGCGGCGTTGCTGGTGCCAGGCACGCAGGCTCTTCTCGTGGTTCGCGTGCTGCGACTGCTGCGCATTTTTCGCATTCTCAAACTGGGCGAATATCTGGTGGAAGCCGACTATCTGGCGACGGCACTGCGCGCCAGTCGCCGTAAAATCAGTGTCTTCCTCGTCGCCGTCGTTTCGACAATCGTGGTTGTCGGCTCGCTGATGTACGTTGTCGAAGGCGAAGAACACGGCTTCGTCGATATTCCCACCAGCATGTACTGGGCCGTTGTGACACTGACGACTGTTGGTTACGGCGATTTGTCACCCGCGACGCCGCTGGGCCGTTTTCTCGCTTCAGCAGTGATGATTCTGGGTTATGGCATTATCGCGGTTCCCACAGGCATCGTGACGGCGGAATTAACGCGCGCGCGTCCGCCGGAAACAAATCAGGCGTGCCCCGATTGCGGCGCCGAAGGCCACGATTTCGACGCCGCGCACTGCAAGTTCTGCGGCGCGGCACTTCATTAA
- a CDS encoding 5'-nucleotidase has product MKRILLSFCLCAMLFAQLPASAASVGRAVAAFDNARPAKSETAWGRLVADAVRDAAKADVALVHAGVLQRGTLNEGAVDDAQIAALLSFPEDEIAVVRLTGAQLRAAFERAASAYPTASPAMLHVAGIDARFNANAPTGKRVLSLRVNRQPVADGAAFRVAMPISLAQGASGYHSIWNSDSVQRTKISLRGAIAAFVRARGDVAPDASPRFAAQ; this is encoded by the coding sequence ATGAAACGAATTCTTTTATCATTCTGTCTGTGCGCGATGCTTTTCGCGCAACTCCCTGCTTCTGCAGCCTCTGTGGGACGCGCGGTGGCGGCATTCGATAACGCGCGTCCTGCGAAATCGGAAACCGCGTGGGGCCGTCTGGTCGCTGACGCTGTTCGCGATGCCGCTAAAGCCGATGTCGCTCTGGTTCATGCGGGCGTTTTGCAGCGCGGCACGCTGAATGAGGGCGCTGTCGACGACGCGCAAATCGCGGCGCTGCTTTCCTTTCCCGAAGACGAAATTGCCGTTGTGCGCTTGACCGGTGCGCAGTTGCGTGCGGCTTTCGAGCGCGCAGCCTCGGCCTACCCCACCGCTTCGCCGGCCATGCTTCACGTTGCGGGCATCGATGCTCGCTTCAATGCCAATGCTCCCACCGGCAAGCGCGTCCTTTCTCTGCGCGTGAATCGCCAGCCTGTCGCGGATGGCGCGGCGTTTCGTGTTGCGATGCCGATTTCGCTTGCACAGGGCGCTTCTGGCTATCATTCCATCTGGAATAGCGACAGCGTCCAGCGCACCAAAATCTCGCTGCGCGGCGCAATTGCTGCCTTTGTCCGTGCGCGTGGCGACGTAGCTCCCGATGCGTCGCCGCGTTTCGCGGCGCAGTAA
- a CDS encoding methyltransferase domain-containing protein: protein MNRDIFPLLCDPNDGGDLSLHTFESDVREVREGVLRNDATGRWFPVRDGIPSLFADALRTGALADDDAAFASRHEAKMREAGCEMPANSTAAEGDFSRIEGERRARDEQAADYDRMFSLKVAEKIEAPAYEKALKQLEANRALPLFEAGCGTGRFTEMFARWGSFVVAADMSRDSIVRNRIRHAGKTASPVHYVHCDLTHLPLKDNIFGTIAHCGVYEHIPSRSMREQFLAHAARVCQKNGVLVLSAYRWDGMGTRWEKEGEHDGGIPYFRFTEAELRAEVEPYFSIEKFQGNLAIYLSLVAGRPLHS from the coding sequence ATGAACCGCGATATTTTTCCGCTCCTGTGCGACCCCAACGATGGCGGCGACCTTTCGCTGCACACTTTTGAAAGCGATGTTCGCGAAGTACGCGAAGGCGTTTTGCGTAACGATGCGACAGGCCGCTGGTTTCCCGTGCGCGACGGCATTCCAAGCCTTTTCGCCGATGCTCTGCGCACCGGCGCTTTGGCCGACGACGATGCCGCATTTGCTTCGCGTCATGAAGCGAAGATGCGCGAAGCCGGTTGCGAAATGCCGGCAAACAGCACTGCCGCCGAAGGCGATTTTAGTCGAATTGAAGGCGAGCGCCGTGCGCGCGATGAGCAAGCCGCCGATTATGACCGGATGTTTTCGCTCAAGGTCGCCGAGAAAATCGAAGCGCCCGCGTATGAAAAAGCGTTGAAGCAACTCGAAGCTAACCGCGCTTTACCGCTGTTCGAAGCAGGCTGCGGAACAGGCCGATTCACTGAAATGTTTGCGCGCTGGGGTTCGTTTGTCGTTGCGGCGGATATGTCGCGCGATTCGATTGTGCGCAACCGCATTCGACACGCCGGAAAGACTGCGTCGCCGGTGCATTACGTTCATTGCGATCTCACGCACTTGCCTCTCAAAGACAACATTTTCGGCACAATCGCGCATTGCGGCGTTTACGAACACATTCCGTCGCGTTCGATGCGCGAGCAGTTTCTGGCGCACGCCGCGCGCGTTTGTCAAAAAAATGGCGTGCTGGTTTTGTCGGCGTATCGCTGGGACGGCATGGGGACGCGCTGGGAAAAAGAAGGCGAACACGACGGCGGCATTCCTTACTTCCGCTTCACCGAAGCCGAACTGCGCGCTGAAGTCGAGCCTTATTTCAGCATCGAAAAGTTTCAGGGCAATCTGGCGATTTATTTGTCGCTCGTTGCCGGACGGCCTCTTCACTCATGA
- the mgsA gene encoding methylglyoxal synthase has protein sequence MIALIAHDHKKDDLVELVQKHRELLSGHELCATGTTGQRIIDETGLAVKRFLSGPFGGDAQIAACVAEEKIEAVIFLVDPLYSHPHEPDVQGLVRVCNVHNVPLATNAATAEMVILSFAN, from the coding sequence ATGATTGCTCTCATCGCGCACGATCATAAAAAAGACGACCTCGTCGAACTGGTGCAAAAGCACCGCGAACTCCTGTCAGGTCACGAACTCTGCGCGACAGGAACAACCGGCCAACGTATCATCGACGAAACCGGACTGGCGGTGAAACGCTTCCTTTCCGGCCCGTTTGGTGGCGACGCGCAAATCGCAGCGTGTGTCGCCGAAGAAAAAATCGAAGCCGTTATCTTCCTCGTCGATCCGCTTTATTCGCACCCTCACGAACCGGATGTGCAGGGACTTGTGCGCGTTTGCAACGTGCATAACGTGCCGCTTGCCACGAACGCTGCCACTGCCGAAATGGTGATTCTCAGCTTTGCAAACTAG
- a CDS encoding M23 family metallopeptidase: protein MKFLVLSASAVAATAAFCSPSYAAKLSVSPQGAQPGDIVTVAVIPAAGETIARIGMNAFDTQNVKFFVRENGVARALVGFPFDRKAGTFPLRARVQVTKDGKTSEQILSATFKANSRYYPTQRITMKSSTASTMNKKDVLRQEKLRVQSSMKDSHPAPLWSGSWVKPTRGRESSSYGRRRYVNGKWWGQHNGADVKAPNGAAVLAANSGRVVLSEYLPNLRGNCIVVDHGVNLFSIYMHLSKRRVAVGQSVSRGQRIGDVGATGFVTGPHLHWETRIGWEPVDPNKILARGVKF from the coding sequence ATGAAATTCCTGGTTTTATCCGCATCTGCGGTTGCCGCGACTGCGGCTTTTTGTTCTCCGAGTTATGCCGCGAAACTTTCGGTTTCGCCCCAAGGCGCCCAACCGGGCGACATCGTAACAGTTGCCGTTATTCCGGCAGCAGGCGAAACAATCGCGCGCATCGGCATGAATGCTTTTGATACGCAAAACGTCAAGTTTTTCGTGCGCGAAAACGGTGTAGCTCGTGCCCTCGTGGGTTTTCCGTTCGACCGCAAAGCGGGCACGTTTCCCCTGCGCGCGCGTGTGCAAGTTACAAAAGATGGCAAAACGAGCGAGCAAATTCTCTCGGCGACGTTCAAGGCAAACAGCCGCTACTATCCGACACAGCGCATCACGATGAAGTCATCGACAGCTTCGACGATGAACAAAAAAGACGTTCTACGCCAGGAAAAACTGCGCGTCCAGTCGTCGATGAAAGATTCGCATCCCGCACCTTTGTGGAGCGGCAGTTGGGTCAAGCCGACGCGAGGGCGCGAAAGCTCATCCTATGGGCGCCGCCGCTATGTCAATGGCAAGTGGTGGGGCCAGCACAACGGCGCCGATGTGAAAGCGCCCAACGGTGCAGCGGTTCTGGCGGCGAATTCGGGGCGCGTAGTGCTGTCCGAATACTTGCCCAACTTGCGTGGCAACTGCATCGTCGTCGATCATGGCGTGAACCTGTTTTCGATTTACATGCATCTGTCCAAGCGGCGCGTTGCTGTAGGTCAAAGCGTGAGCCGGGGCCAGCGCATCGGCGATGTCGGCGCGACGGGCTTCGTCACTGGCCCACATCTGCACTGGGAAACACGCATCGGCTGGGAGCCTGTCGATCCCAATAAAATTCTCGCGCGCGGCGTGAAATTCTAA
- a CDS encoding acetylxylan esterase has protein sequence MPTVDMPLEQLLTYQGRNPKPDNFDAFWDKSLEEMRATDSAVELVPFPLQSRFADCFDLYFTGVGGARVHAKFLRPKKIEGPVPAILQFHGYSANSGDWHDKLNYVSQGYCVAALDCRGQGGLSEDVGGVLGNTHNGQIIRGLQNALAGAPEKLLFRQIFLDTAQLAKIVMEMPEVDETRVGATGGSQGGGLTLACAALEPRIKKAAPVFPFLCDYKRVWEMDLDVAAYSELRTWFRFYDPQHKREDEVWNALGYIDNQHLANRTRAEILMPVGLIDTICPPSTQFAAYNKITSTKNTLIYPDFGHEGLPESPDLIFNFFADL, from the coding sequence ATGCCGACAGTCGATATGCCGCTCGAACAACTGCTGACCTATCAAGGCCGCAACCCCAAGCCCGATAACTTCGATGCCTTTTGGGACAAGTCGCTGGAAGAAATGCGAGCCACCGATTCCGCCGTCGAATTGGTACCGTTTCCTCTCCAGTCGCGCTTCGCCGATTGCTTCGACCTGTATTTCACCGGCGTTGGCGGCGCGCGTGTTCATGCCAAATTTTTACGTCCGAAAAAAATCGAAGGGCCGGTTCCGGCGATTTTGCAGTTCCACGGTTACAGCGCCAACAGTGGCGATTGGCATGACAAGTTGAATTACGTTTCGCAGGGCTACTGCGTGGCGGCGCTCGATTGTCGCGGACAGGGTGGCCTCTCGGAGGATGTGGGCGGAGTTCTGGGCAATACGCACAACGGTCAAATCATTCGCGGTTTGCAGAATGCGCTTGCGGGTGCGCCCGAAAAATTGCTTTTTCGCCAAATTTTCCTCGACACCGCACAGCTTGCGAAAATCGTGATGGAAATGCCCGAAGTCGATGAGACGCGTGTTGGTGCAACCGGCGGTTCGCAAGGTGGCGGTCTGACGCTCGCATGCGCCGCGCTCGAACCGCGCATCAAAAAAGCCGCGCCGGTATTCCCATTTTTGTGCGATTACAAGCGCGTCTGGGAAATGGATTTAGACGTGGCAGCTTATTCCGAACTGCGAACCTGGTTTCGCTTTTACGACCCGCAACACAAGCGCGAAGACGAAGTGTGGAACGCGCTCGGCTACATCGACAATCAGCATTTGGCGAACCGCACCCGCGCCGAAATTCTGATGCCCGTCGGCCTTATCGACACCATTTGCCCGCCTTCGACGCAGTTCGCGGCTTACAACAAAATCACGTCCACGAAGAATACGCTCATCTATCCCGATTTCGGCCACGAAGGCTTGCCCGAATCGCCAGACCTGATTTTCAATTTCTTCGCCGATTTGTAG